A genomic segment from Actinomycetota bacterium encodes:
- a CDS encoding class I SAM-dependent methyltransferase: protein MNSTRKLLALLYSCRSWLLKQQWFTSRLLPALPRSLRWTLRKLYFLPSDLIERVLSNREELVPPRSSIFTGSVDDFKSSGEALVRRLADSGRLMPESKVLDIGSGMGRVAVALTSYRDGSGSYQGLDIVPSGIKWCSEKITSKYPNYVFTLADVFNKEYNPAGRLKASEYRFPFDDETFDLAVLGSVFTHMLPEDMRHYIAEIARVLKKGGTCCASYNLLDAESLRTMKAGLGAFRFTRLGPHWVVDVNVPELAVAYEEDYARKLFEEHGLSCTVHHGWWSGRTDTSREPPWFLDQDDPDFRYFDQDYVIATKVNGGRRDELAPGVSLGHS from the coding sequence GTGAACTCGACCCGAAAGCTGCTGGCGCTCCTTTACAGCTGCCGGAGCTGGCTCCTGAAGCAACAGTGGTTCACCAGCCGGCTCTTGCCGGCGCTGCCGCGGTCGCTGCGATGGACGCTGCGCAAGCTCTACTTCCTGCCATCGGACCTGATCGAGCGGGTGCTCAGCAATCGGGAGGAGTTGGTCCCTCCCAGGTCATCGATCTTCACGGGCTCGGTCGACGATTTTAAGAGCAGCGGCGAGGCCCTTGTCCGTCGTCTCGCCGATTCTGGGCGTCTGATGCCGGAATCGAAGGTCCTGGACATAGGTTCCGGGATGGGGCGCGTCGCCGTGGCATTGACCTCCTACCGGGACGGAAGCGGGTCCTACCAGGGTCTCGACATCGTCCCGTCAGGGATCAAGTGGTGCAGCGAGAAGATCACCTCCAAGTACCCGAACTATGTCTTCACGCTGGCCGACGTCTTCAACAAGGAGTACAACCCCGCTGGGCGGCTCAAGGCCTCCGAGTACCGATTTCCCTTCGATGACGAGACGTTCGACCTCGCCGTGCTTGGATCCGTATTCACCCACATGCTCCCCGAGGACATGCGGCACTACATCGCCGAGATCGCCCGGGTCCTCAAGAAGGGCGGCACGTGCTGTGCCAGCTACAACCTCCTGGACGCCGAATCGCTCCGTACCATGAAGGCAGGTCTGGGGGCGTTCCGCTTCACACGCCTCGGCCCGCACTGGGTGGTCGACGTCAACGTCCCGGAGTTGGCCGTCGCCTACGAAGAGGACTACGCCCGAAAGCTGTTCGAGGAACACGGGCTGTCGTGCACGGTCCACCACGGCTGGTGGTCGGGTCGTACGGACACATCGCGCGAGCCGCCCTGGTTCCTTGACCAGGACGACCCGGACTTCCGGTATTTCGATCAGGACTATGTGATCGCGACCAAGGTAAACGGTGGACGGCGTGACGAACTAGCGCCAGGCGTCAGCCTCGGCCATTCATGA